The Methylomonas montana DNA window TGGAGGTGGTGCGTGTCTATATTGGTTAAGCAGATCCAGGCTCTGGCCCACCACTATGTCCGCCAGGGTTCCAAAGCCCATCGCCGCTTGCAGGTCGGTCGCATGATCAAGTTCGTGGAATTTATCGAACAGACGGAACGGCCGCATAACCTGCACGAAATCGGCAAACGTCATGTCATTGACTTCTGGAAAGCCCACCGCGATCTGGCACCGAAAACCGCCCATGCCTATTGGCTGGCGTTATGCGTGATCTGGGAATGGACCGATAAACCGGGCCAGCCGCCAAAGCCACTGTGTAATACCAAACCGATTACGGATGCAAAATCGCCCTCAACAGTTACGGTCTAAATCCGTTTGCGTCTGTTTTTACTTTGCTTTCACCGGCTTAAAAATGCTAGTTTCGTCTTTTTGGCCACTCTCATTACTTGGTAGTGCTGACTCGGCAAGCGGATTTAAATAAATTAAGGATATATGCAGACGCCAACGCCTAACCACTTACCACGTTACCAACTGAGTCAATGGGCCAAGTGGTTTGCTAACGATCGCCGCTTTCACGCCTTTGCTCTCGACCAAGAAATGCTGGTGTTGACGGACAAGTTTCAAAAGAAACATCAACACCACGTACTGAGTATTCAGCCAGCTATTGGCGTCGAATCCGGTTGGTTTTGGAATACGTTGGTGATTTCTCAAATAGATGGCCAGACCTTACGCTTTGGCGGCGTCGATAAAAAGCAGTCGGCATTGTTACAAGTATCGATGAAACGCCACGTCAATCAACGCATCCAGCGTTTCTACCAAGAGTTTGCCCCTGCCTTGATACAAGCAGCCCAAGAAGCCAGATTGATCTTTTCCGGCCAGCATTATATTCGCCGTGCCTTGGCGGCTCATTGGATTAAACGCCATGCTACGTTAGCGGCGGGTCTGAAGCGTCCTGATGGTTTACAGTATTTGCCGAGCGAGTTGCATCAAGACTATCAGCATGTCCGTCCGTTAATAGACAACATGGATGAGCAGATCAGCTGTTTCAATCAGGCGTTTATCGATCGACAAGCCCAGCTGTTCAGGGATTTTTTTGATCAGGTCGAAACCAACCCGCTGACCGAAGCGCAACGCAAGGCTTGCATCATCGACGAACAGCACAACCTGGTGCTGGCCGGCGCGGGTACCGGTAAGACCAGTACCATGATCGGCCGCGCCGGTTATTTAATCAAAGCTGGTCTGGCAAAACCCGAACAAATTTTGATGCTGGCCTATGCCCGCAAAGCGGCGGATGAAATGGGCGAACGCATCCGGTCGAAATTAGGGATTCAAAACCTGACAGTGAAAACCTTTCATGGCCTGGGTTTAGACATCATTAGCCAGGTTGAAGGTGCTAGGCCGGCCATTGACAAAATGGCGGAAGACGACGTCCTGCGTGCTGCGTTTGTCGATAGTCAAATTCAAAGCCTGCTGGAAGATGAACGCTATCGCTCGCGGCTGTTGACCTATTTTCTACGTTTTGCCTATCCCTACAAAAGCCAATTCAATTTCAATAGTTTAGGCGCTTACAATGCCTACATCCTCGAAAACGATATTCGTACAATGCAAGGCGAGCTCGTCAAAAGCTACGAGGAATGCGAGATTGCCAATTTCTTGTATCGACAAGGGATTGCTTATCAATACGAGGCCAATTACCAGGTTAACACCTCCGGCCCGGATTACCGCGTCTACCAACCGGATTTCTTTCTACCAGCTTACGGCATTTACATCGAATACTTTGCCGTTAACGAACTAAATCAAACCCCGCCCTTTATAGACCAAACAAACTACCTTGCTGGCATCGCCTGGAAACGGGCGCTACACGCAAAATATCAAACACCGCTGATTGAAACCTTCAGCTACCTGAAACAACAAGGGCGATTGACCGAAGTACTCAGCGAAAAATTACAAGCTGCCGGGGTTCAGTTCAAACCCTTGCCGCAAAACGAGTTACTCGACCAACTGAATCAACTGGGCCGAGTATCGGAATTCAGCAAACTGATGGCGCAAATCCTCAGCTTGTTCAAAGCCGCTTACCTCAGCATCAAACAACTGGTCGAGAAGGCGGACAAGCATGAAGACCAGGAACGCATGCGCGCCGCCGCGCATTTATTCGAACCGATCTACCAAGCCTACCAGCAACGGTTGCGCGACAACGCCACCATTGATTTTGACGACATGATTGGCCGCGCCATCGACTACGTCGAATCCGGCCGTTTTCCATCGCCATACCGATATTTGCTGGTGGACGAATTTCAAGATATTTCTGCAAGCCGGGCACGCTTGCTAAAAGCCTTGATGGCACAGCAAGCGGAAGCCAGCTTATTTGGCGTTGGCGACGACTGGCAGTCCATCTACCGGTTTACCGGCAGCGATGTCGCACTGACCAAAGACTTTCAAGCCCACTTTGGCGACACGGCAACCAGCGTGCTGGATCAAACCTTTCGCTTCAACAACAAAATCGGTGAAGTGGCGTCACGCTTCGTCATCCAAAACCCCAGCCAGATCGACAAGCAGATTCGTAGCCTGCGGCTTGTCGAACAGCCGGCTGTATCCCTCATCAAAACCGATCAGGATTTGACCGGCATCCATTCGGCACTCGATGCCATCGCCAGCAAGGCCAAGCCATCCGCCAGTGTGTTAATGCTTGCACGCTTTAACTTCAAACGGCCCGATGTCGCCGCCTTAAAGCGCCGCTATCCCCAGCTATCACTGCAATTCATGACGGTACATGCCTCCAAAGGCAAAGAAGCCGATTACGTGATCGTGTTTGGTTTGGAGAAGGGCGAGCACGGCTTTCCGTCGGAAAAAGCCACCCACCCCTTGCTGGAATTATTGCTGCCTCAAGCCGAAGCCTTCGCGCATGCCGAAGAGCGCCGACTGTTTTACGTGGCTCTGACGCGGGCACGACATCACGTGTATTTAGTCACCAACGGCCTCAACCCATCGCCATTCGTCAGGGAGTTAGTCGACGGCGACTATGCCGTCAGTATCGACGAATTTACCGGGCCCGGCTTTCAAGAACAGATCGCCGATATTCCCTGTCCAGCCTGC harbors:
- a CDS encoding UvrD-helicase domain-containing protein, with translation MQTPTPNHLPRYQLSQWAKWFANDRRFHAFALDQEMLVLTDKFQKKHQHHVLSIQPAIGVESGWFWNTLVISQIDGQTLRFGGVDKKQSALLQVSMKRHVNQRIQRFYQEFAPALIQAAQEARLIFSGQHYIRRALAAHWIKRHATLAAGLKRPDGLQYLPSELHQDYQHVRPLIDNMDEQISCFNQAFIDRQAQLFRDFFDQVETNPLTEAQRKACIIDEQHNLVLAGAGTGKTSTMIGRAGYLIKAGLAKPEQILMLAYARKAADEMGERIRSKLGIQNLTVKTFHGLGLDIISQVEGARPAIDKMAEDDVLRAAFVDSQIQSLLEDERYRSRLLTYFLRFAYPYKSQFNFNSLGAYNAYILENDIRTMQGELVKSYEECEIANFLYRQGIAYQYEANYQVNTSGPDYRVYQPDFFLPAYGIYIEYFAVNELNQTPPFIDQTNYLAGIAWKRALHAKYQTPLIETFSYLKQQGRLTEVLSEKLQAAGVQFKPLPQNELLDQLNQLGRVSEFSKLMAQILSLFKAAYLSIKQLVEKADKHEDQERMRAAAHLFEPIYQAYQQRLRDNATIDFDDMIGRAIDYVESGRFPSPYRYLLVDEFQDISASRARLLKALMAQQAEASLFGVGDDWQSIYRFTGSDVALTKDFQAHFGDTATSVLDQTFRFNNKIGEVASRFVIQNPSQIDKQIRSLRLVEQPAVSLIKTDQDLTGIHSALDAIASKAKPSASVLMLARFNFKRPDVAALKRRYPQLSLQFMTVHASKGKEADYVIVFGLEKGEHGFPSEKATHPLLELLLPQAEAFAHAEERRLFYVALTRARHHVYLVTNGLNPSPFVRELVDGDYAVSIDEFTGPGFQEQIADIPCPACKTGWMVPRDSQYGSFFGCNQYPLCNHTERACQWCGGSLKIQGRFRVCENRRCDFVEPICPRCQGAMVLRKGPHGQFWGCSHYRKNAAFSCAHTEQFIDLQTAKVKSPVSAARATPGMV